CAAAGATGACCCGGGAAGATATTTTTCAAAGTCCACTCTCAACTAAGTGCTTTGTCGATCGGTTATAGCCGATTTGGAGGTTAGTAAAAAGCAAAAGAATGTTGCTCCTAAAGTACACACCGCCAGACCCGAGCACCCATGGGGTGGATCGCCCCACTCATGGAAGGAGCTAAACATAATGTTGATGCTGGTGGGGCAAAGAACAACATCTTTGGATTGGTGGTGGTATGTGATTGTagtggagcatacttggggtcccTCGTCACTTCCCATTCTGGGGGTGACAGACCTAGAAGTCCTGGAGTCCATGGTGTGACGAGAAGCTCTCACTCTCACGACAGATTTGGGGTTACATAAAATCACAACCACGACTAACTGTTTAGAGGTGGTGATGAAATTAAACACCACTGATATGAACTACTATGTTCACGTAATTGTTGTGATTAGGAAGCGGGCAAAAACATTTCAGGAGATTTCATTTGTTCATGAGGACGGAGCTTTAAAAATGGAAGGTCATAGAATAATTCGCTCCGTCCTCCAATTGCACGTTGGCCGCTGTGTCTGCTGAGAGAATTACTCGTTGGTTTTCTATACCTTACAACATCTTGAGTTAATAAAGTTCCAACATTATGCTAAAAAAGGTAAACTTGCTCCACAATTCAAACCTCAGATTTCCATTTTAAATAGAGTTAACATGCATTAGTCAGTTCAAAAACATAGAAACATAAGAGGAAAAAAAGAACATAATTGCAGTTCCATTAACCTTTGATTACCTAAGATTGAAAACTACATTAATCTACACAAGAAGGGCCACTTCAGTTAACAATTTTCTCCTAATGAGATCGCAGATAGTCACTTAGGAAAATGACTATGTATTATAATGGTGCAAATCAAACATCTGGAGAAGTCTTGCAATTTGAAATATATGCTTAGTAACCAAAGAAAGAAAGAATTGTCGAGACTTTATTAGTTTCTTCTTGGCGGCATTAAACGTGTGTTCATTTGCCCCACGAATACACAACTACGTATTATTCACTGTTCTAAGGTGGCATAGGCAGATCTATTCCGGAGATCATGCCCCAATGGTTCAAAATACTCCccgtttgactttgaccaaactctatacgcggagtaaaaagaaatGAAGGGAGTATAACCGTACCTTCCACACATGCCACCTAATTTTTGGGTGAAATAGGCAACAAAACGGGAGATAAACACCACTCAATTCAGATTTGTTTAGGATGTTTTCTTATGAAAGCATGAGTTTGGTGAATCCAAATGACCCGAGCTATCCAACCATCAATATCCAACATCTCATGCTGCTTCAATGATGTATTCATCACATCATCAATAATTTGGAAATGTGTTAATTGCATTAATTGAATTCGGAAATGACATTAATTGCATCAAAAGCAATTAATCCAGGAATCAACATTAACTGTAGTTAATATAGGAAATAATATTACCGTCAAACAAACTGGTCAAGCGTTGCATGTAGACGATTACGAGTACCTCCAAGTACTACAGATGGGCACATTTCTACAATAAAatttgtctagggcacatctagatgtgccatagttattgcacatctaaatgacttaatcaagcataaaaaggaaaagaaacatagaaaagaaAGTACCTACACAAATCTCGCCGTTAAGATCAATTTTGAGTATAGGACTTATATGTGCAATACTTAtcgcacatctagatgtgctttagtaaAACTGATAAAATTTTGAGATCTTTAAAACCTTTGAATGTATATGGCATATGGCTCTCAGATTTGTCAAGGTCCACATTCAAATTTTTTTCCTCACCCTAACCTCAGCATCGACCACTCACCAAAATATATTCTTTGTAATCTAGAAAAGTTTGAGGAAAGCTTCATTTCGTCCTTATCTTTGGTCGGCATTTGTACTTGCCAGTCTCCAAAATGATATCTGATCATGTTCTCGGTATAAAGATCATTCAACATATTTTTCAAGAACAACGCATTCTTCATTTTTCATGAGTGGGATCCATAATGATCCAAGGTTCCCTTTGTTCATTCTTCTACGGTGTATTTGTGAGAGTCTATCATTACAATGATCAAACTGATCACTTCTCTGCAGTGAATCAGCTAGTAGTAAAAACTAATTTAACAGGACCATCTTTCATATAATGAACATGCACAGAAACCAACCCTAAACCACATTATCCATGCAAGCAATGCGGGCATACACCTACACACTCACTCACCTTGTCAACCGCAATGCATCCCGCACGTCGCCTAGCTCACGACGGTGCCCACGCCGAGGCGAAAACAACGTTGTGCCCCTTCCATGTGAGCATGAGGTCGTCGTCCTCCCGCTTCATACCCCAACCGGCCGCGTGCTCATTCAACATTGTCCGTATCTCCCCGGCCGCCTCCTCGCCGAACGCCACCGCCCGGAACCCCGCGCCGCGCATCCTTTGCCCCCACCTCGCCCGGTCCTCCTGCCGCTCCACCCTGTCCACCCCTTCCTGCGCCAGCACGTTCTCCACCTTCCACCCGACCTCCGCCTCGTACCACCGCCGCTGCTCGCTCCCCTTGGGCAGGAAGGTGTCCACGGCGTCGTACGGGATCCACAGGAAGTTGAACGCCGCCCGGAGCCTCCCCACCACGTCCCCCGCCGTGAAGTCGGCATCCTCTTCGGCCACCACGACCAGCGTTGGGTCGAGGGTTCGGATGGACTTGAGGAGCATGGTCCGGAGTGAGACCGACTGAGTAAGGCTCACCGACCCGGCCGTCTCGTCCGGCACGCTGTGCAGCAGCATGTGGCAGTTGACGATGAGCGCCTCGGTGCCGTCCGAGACCAGCTGCTGCACCCGGAGCTGGTCGACTAAGGAAGTGAAGGCGTCGGCCGGCGAGGTGGGCACCATCCGGAAGTCCATTGTCACGTTGCGGGATCGCGCAAAGTTGACAAGCTTGGCGCCGAGCTCGTCGTAGGACATGTCGAGCGCCGGCGGTGGCCCGCTGCACCCGACATCGGCGACGGTGAGCCGGAGTATCGGGGGGCCCTCGGCGCGGCTCGCGAGCATGTCGATGAGGGTCGGGATCTGCATGCAGTGCGTCGTGCTGAGGTCGACGACGTGCACGACGGAGAAGCCCTCCACGGCCTCAAGGATGGCGTGGTTGGCGGCCATGTAGCCAAACCGGTGCCAAGGCGTGAGGTCGACGAAGCTGGCGAGCTCGACGGCCGTGAAGCGGTGCACGTGGAGCGCGGCCGACTCGACCGCGGCGGCCACGGCCGCGGTCACCGCCTTGCACGCCCCCGTCCTGGAAGCGCGCGCGACGAGCGCGCAGAGGAACGCCGCGGTGAGCCGCTGGTTGGAGTCCCCGTCGGCGGGGGCGATGTTGTTGAGCACCCAGAGGATCTGCTGCGTAAGCGTGGCGTCGTTGGCCTCGATGGCGTTGGCGCAGTGCACCAGAAGCTGCTCCATGCAGCCGGCGCTGTTGAGGTTCCCCAGGGAGATCTTGGAGGAGGGCGGCAGCGTTGGGAACAAGCTCCCAGCAGCCGGCCAGGGGCGTGCCCTCGGCGCGCCGACGTCAAGGAAGAGCCCTAGCCCTAGCCCGTG
This region of Triticum aestivum cultivar Chinese Spring chromosome 2D, IWGSC CS RefSeq v2.1, whole genome shotgun sequence genomic DNA includes:
- the LOC123052232 gene encoding scarecrow-like protein 32 — encoded protein: MMQFTHAAVTAPPLYPNGHHGLGLGLFLDVGAPRARPWPAAGSLFPTLPPSSKISLGNLNSAGCMEQLLVHCANAIEANDATLTQQILWVLNNIAPADGDSNQRLTAAFLCALVARASRTGACKAVTAAVAAAVESAALHVHRFTAVELASFVDLTPWHRFGYMAANHAILEAVEGFSVVHVVDLSTTHCMQIPTLIDMLASRAEGPPILRLTVADVGCSGPPPALDMSYDELGAKLVNFARSRNVTMDFRMVPTSPADAFTSLVDQLRVQQLVSDGTEALIVNCHMLLHSVPDETAGSVSLTQSVSLRTMLLKSIRTLDPTLVVVAEEDADFTAGDVVGRLRAAFNFLWIPYDAVDTFLPKGSEQRRWYEAEVGWKVENVLAQEGVDRVERQEDRARWGQRMRGAGFRAVAFGEEAAGEIRTMLNEHAAGWGMKREDDDLMLTWKGHNVVFASAWAPS